One window of the Granulicella arctica genome contains the following:
- a CDS encoding flagellin N-terminal helical domain-containing protein produces the protein MRVDPNYLTKLSSQLDQSTNVEAQLTAELSSGLRVTSLSTDPVAVAQSTILNSAISQQDTYVQVASGESSRLQATDSALGEVVTQLTSAVTLATAGANSIQNASGQTATLAQLTGIRDSILSLANTSYSGTYLFAGSQGTTKPFSIDTSTVPATTTYAGDAVAQSVVTPTGQSIQVNLPGSAVFTSVLNTLNQLIGDFSGSNVSTAVAADSASVTAALGLVTDQRSVIDNSLSRLQATSTYIQTQTATATIAQSSLVSANPADIATQLSASETQNQALMSVISSLGKTDLFDYTH, from the coding sequence TTGCGCGTTGATCCAAATTATCTTACGAAGCTTTCGAGTCAGCTCGATCAGTCCACGAATGTAGAGGCGCAGCTGACTGCCGAGCTTTCGAGCGGCCTGCGCGTCACGTCGCTATCGACTGATCCTGTTGCGGTGGCGCAGAGTACGATCCTGAACTCTGCGATCAGCCAGCAGGACACGTATGTGCAGGTGGCGTCGGGTGAGAGCAGCCGCCTACAGGCGACGGATAGCGCGCTAGGCGAGGTGGTGACGCAGTTGACCTCGGCCGTCACGCTGGCGACTGCAGGCGCGAACAGTATTCAGAATGCCTCGGGTCAGACGGCAACCTTGGCACAATTGACCGGGATTCGCGATTCGATTCTTTCACTCGCGAATACAAGCTACTCGGGGACTTACCTTTTTGCGGGAAGCCAAGGAACTACGAAGCCGTTTTCAATTGACACGAGCACGGTTCCTGCGACGACGACCTATGCTGGCGATGCAGTGGCACAGTCGGTGGTGACGCCGACAGGACAATCGATCCAGGTGAATCTGCCGGGGTCGGCCGTGTTTACCTCGGTCCTGAATACGTTGAACCAGTTGATCGGCGATTTCTCTGGTTCCAATGTAAGTACTGCGGTAGCTGCTGACAGTGCTTCCGTGACGGCGGCGCTGGGTTTGGTGACCGACCAGCGATCGGTGATCGACAACTCGCTGAGCAGGCTGCAGGCGACGAGTACCTATATTCAGACGCAGACCGCTACGGCGACTATCGCACAGAGCAGCCTGGTGTCAGCGAATCCGGCAGATATTGCGACGCAACTCAGTGCGAGTGAGACCCAGAATCAGGCGCTGATGAGCGTGATCAGCTCGCTCGGCAAGACCGACCTGTTCGACTACACCCACTAG
- the pnp gene encoding polyribonucleotide nucleotidyltransferase: protein MKQDVTVELAGGKQIKFETGRMAKQASGAALTSSGDNVILATAVASPDPKEGIDFFPLTVEYREFTYAGGRIPGGFIKREGRPSEKEILTSRQIDRPIRPLFPEAFRNETQVVAFVYSADKENDPDVLGINGASCALALSDIPFHGPVGAVRVGHIEGAYIVNPTYAERAKSTLNIMVVGTKDGIVMVESGAKETSEESVVGAIEFAHEEIKKICAAIEDLVSRAGKTKRTITAVEIDHEYLNALTAKVGDRLKDALDTQKHPKFDSYALVKTIKDELKKDLPEGDAAAGKKLSKYYELLRENIFRDQVLNDRIRPDHRAFDQIREVTVEVGVLPRVHGSALFQRGETQALVTATLGTTDDAQRLESYEGEQKRRFMLHYNFPPFSVGEVGRMTGVGRREIGHGALAFRAIEAVLPGEDESPYTLRVVSDILESNGSSSMATVCGASLALMQAGIPLKGSVAGVAMGLVKEGDKYAILTDIAGAEDHYGDMDFKVAGTRKGITALQMDIKIMGITPQIMREALEQARINRLSLLDTMDATISGANEEKSQFAPRIHTIQIPTDKIRDLIGPGGKVIRGIIDATGVKIDVDDTGRVNVASSDADGLARAIQMISDLTAVPEIGKTYLGKVVRIAEFGAFVEIFPGTDGLLHVSEIAEHRVKEVKDELREGDQILVKVLSMEGNRIKLSRKAVLKEQRAKLGLPEPGADGQNIAASAPQGDFAAGDDAVGNDDDFDDEDGDDGDEGVDEPNFNRADGAPAAAPGTPGAPGARPEGQRRPGGRRRRGGRRPGTGSGGGSAPQGGGAPRS, encoded by the coding sequence ATGAAACAGGACGTCACAGTAGAGCTTGCTGGCGGCAAGCAGATCAAATTTGAAACAGGCCGCATGGCCAAGCAGGCATCAGGCGCCGCACTTACTTCCAGCGGCGATAACGTGATTCTCGCCACAGCAGTGGCCTCGCCTGACCCGAAAGAAGGCATCGACTTCTTCCCGCTTACGGTTGAGTATCGCGAGTTTACGTATGCCGGTGGTCGCATTCCCGGTGGCTTCATCAAGCGCGAGGGCCGTCCTTCCGAGAAGGAGATTTTGACGAGCCGCCAGATCGATCGCCCGATTCGTCCTCTGTTCCCCGAGGCCTTCCGCAACGAGACGCAGGTTGTGGCGTTTGTGTATTCGGCTGATAAGGAAAATGACCCCGACGTTCTCGGTATCAATGGTGCAAGCTGCGCGTTGGCTCTGAGCGATATTCCGTTCCACGGTCCCGTGGGCGCGGTGCGTGTTGGTCATATCGAGGGTGCATACATTGTCAACCCGACGTATGCGGAGCGCGCGAAGAGCACCTTGAATATCATGGTCGTTGGCACGAAGGACGGCATCGTGATGGTTGAGTCGGGCGCGAAGGAGACCTCGGAAGAGAGTGTCGTCGGCGCGATCGAGTTTGCACACGAAGAAATCAAAAAGATCTGCGCTGCGATTGAGGATCTCGTGAGCCGCGCTGGTAAGACGAAGCGCACGATTACTGCGGTCGAGATTGATCACGAGTACCTGAATGCGCTGACCGCAAAGGTTGGCGATCGCCTGAAGGATGCTCTCGATACGCAGAAGCATCCCAAGTTCGACAGCTATGCTTTGGTCAAGACGATCAAGGATGAGTTGAAGAAGGATCTGCCCGAGGGTGATGCTGCTGCCGGCAAGAAGCTCAGCAAGTACTACGAACTGCTTCGCGAGAATATCTTCCGCGACCAGGTGTTGAATGACCGCATCCGACCGGATCATCGTGCATTCGACCAGATTCGTGAGGTCACCGTTGAGGTAGGCGTTCTTCCCCGTGTTCACGGTTCGGCGTTGTTTCAGCGTGGCGAGACGCAGGCTTTGGTTACCGCAACACTGGGCACGACAGACGATGCACAGCGGCTTGAGAGCTACGAGGGCGAGCAGAAGCGTCGCTTCATGCTGCACTACAACTTCCCGCCGTTCTCGGTCGGCGAAGTCGGTCGAATGACTGGTGTTGGGCGCCGCGAGATCGGTCATGGCGCGCTTGCGTTCCGTGCGATCGAAGCGGTGCTACCGGGTGAGGACGAGAGCCCGTACACGCTGCGCGTTGTCTCGGACATTCTTGAGTCGAATGGTTCTTCGTCGATGGCGACTGTCTGCGGTGCGTCGCTGGCGTTGATGCAGGCTGGCATTCCGCTCAAGGGTTCCGTTGCCGGTGTGGCGATGGGCCTGGTGAAGGAAGGCGACAAGTATGCCATCCTGACGGACATTGCCGGTGCGGAAGATCACTATGGCGATATGGACTTCAAGGTAGCCGGAACCCGCAAGGGCATCACGGCGCTGCAGATGGACATCAAGATCATGGGCATTACGCCGCAGATCATGCGTGAGGCGCTTGAGCAGGCTCGCATCAATCGCCTCTCACTGCTGGACACCATGGACGCGACGATCTCCGGCGCGAACGAAGAGAAGTCGCAGTTTGCTCCGCGCATCCATACGATCCAGATTCCTACGGATAAGATCCGCGATCTGATCGGACCCGGCGGCAAGGTAATCCGCGGCATCATCGACGCTACCGGCGTCAAGATCGATGTCGACGATACGGGCCGCGTGAATGTGGCTTCGAGCGATGCCGATGGTCTGGCGCGTGCGATCCAGATGATCAGCGACCTGACGGCTGTTCCCGAGATCGGCAAGACCTATCTCGGTAAGGTCGTACGGATCGCCGAGTTTGGTGCATTCGTAGAGATCTTCCCCGGAACCGATGGTCTCCTCCATGTCTCAGAGATTGCAGAGCATCGCGTCAAAGAGGTCAAGGATGAGCTTCGTGAGGGCGACCAGATCCTCGTCAAGGTTCTTTCTATGGAAGGTAATCGCATCAAACTCTCGCGCAAGGCGGTTCTCAAGGAACAGCGTGCGAAGCTTGGTCTGCCGGAACCGGGTGCTGACGGTCAGAACATCGCCGCAAGCGCTCCTCAGGGTGACTTCGCTGCGGGTGATGATGCAGTCGGCAACGATGACGACTTCGATGACGAGGACGGTGATGATGGCGACGAGGGTGTCGACGAGCCGAACTTCAACCGTGCGGATGGCGCTCCGGCAGCTGCACCGGGAACGCCTGGCGCGCCGGGTGCTCGTCCAGAAGGGCAGCGTCGTCCAGGTGGACGTCGTCGCCGTGGTGGTCGTCGTCCGGGTACAGGTTCAGGCGGCGGCAGCGCACCCCAGGGTGGCGGCGCTCCTCGCAGCTAA
- a CDS encoding dienelactone hydrolase family protein: MGSFTTLKAADGHEFQAYVAMPEGAAIGGLVVVQEIFGVNQSIRDVADAYAKDGFVAVAPAIFDRYERNVELGYGDGDMQKAFGLYAKLNMDTVLLDVAAAFDEAKAKSGKDVGVTGYCYGGLTSWMSATQGETVKIKPACAVGFYPGGVGSVATQEPSCPVMLHFGGADSHIGSDQIEAVRTAHPEVEIFVYDGAEHGFANHMRPSYKPDAAALARDRTLAFFKTHLA, translated from the coding sequence ATGGGTAGTTTTACTACGTTGAAGGCGGCCGACGGCCATGAGTTCCAAGCCTACGTTGCGATGCCGGAGGGTGCGGCGATCGGTGGCCTGGTGGTGGTGCAGGAGATCTTTGGAGTGAATCAGTCGATTCGCGACGTTGCTGATGCGTATGCGAAGGATGGCTTTGTCGCTGTGGCTCCGGCAATCTTCGACCGCTATGAGAGGAATGTTGAGCTTGGCTATGGCGACGGGGATATGCAGAAGGCCTTTGGCTTGTACGCCAAGCTGAACATGGATACGGTGCTGCTGGATGTTGCGGCGGCGTTTGATGAAGCGAAGGCGAAGTCTGGCAAGGATGTTGGGGTCACGGGCTACTGCTATGGCGGGTTGACGAGCTGGATGTCGGCTACCCAAGGCGAGACGGTGAAGATTAAGCCAGCCTGTGCGGTTGGGTTCTATCCCGGCGGCGTTGGAAGCGTGGCAACCCAGGAGCCGAGCTGCCCGGTAATGCTGCACTTCGGCGGAGCGGACTCGCACATCGGATCAGATCAGATTGAGGCAGTGCGAACGGCGCATCCAGAGGTCGAGATCTTCGTCTACGACGGTGCGGAGCACGGCTTCGCGAATCACATGCGCCCGAGCTACAAGCCGGACGCGGCTGCGCTGGCGCGGGATCGGACGCTGGCGTTCTTCAAGACGCATCTCGCCTAG
- the rpsO gene encoding 30S ribosomal protein S15 → MLASAKKTDIIEKFRTHDSDTGSPEVQIAILTERITELTEHFKTHKKDHGSRRGLLMLVSKRRRLLDYLKKIDSDRYRDVIGKLGIRK, encoded by the coding sequence GTGTTGGCATCCGCAAAGAAGACAGACATTATCGAGAAGTTCCGCACGCACGACTCTGATACCGGGAGCCCCGAGGTTCAGATCGCCATCCTCACCGAGCGGATTACTGAGTTGACGGAGCACTTTAAGACTCACAAGAAGGACCACGGATCGCGCCGCGGTCTGCTGATGCTCGTCAGCAAGCGCCGCCGCCTTCTTGATTACCTGAAGAAGATTGACAGCGACCGGTACCGCGACGTTATCGGCAAGCTTGGAATCCGTAAGTAG